The proteins below come from a single Microtus pennsylvanicus isolate mMicPen1 chromosome 13, mMicPen1.hap1, whole genome shotgun sequence genomic window:
- the LOC142834270 gene encoding large ribosomal subunit protein uL23-like, producing the protein MQPKYPQKSTPRTSLTATPSSNFTRPLSLKKTEDNTLALAVNVKAGKPQIKWTMKKLYDSDVAKVNTLIRPNREKKVYVPLAPDYDALDVASKIGTI; encoded by the coding sequence ATGCAGCCCAAATACCCTCAAAAGAGCACACCCAGGACAAGCTTGACTGCGACGCCATCGTCAAATTTCACCAGACCCCTGAGtctgaagaagacagaagacaacacACTTGCCCTGGCTGTGAACGTCAAGGCCGGCAAGCCTCAGATCAAATGGACTATGAAGAAACTCTATGACAGTGATGTGGCCAAAGTCAACACCCTCATAAGGCCTAAcagagagaagaaggtgtatGTTCCGTTGGCTCCTGATTATGATGCTCTGGATGTTGCCAGCAAAATTGGGACCATCTAA